tataatctaagtggtgtataaagatctaacaaaatgaactgtattgtttttattaccttacaatctgccgttttatctacatacacggcaggtccccttacatggaagtcaccattttgttcgccatgtttctacagtagccctaaacggacaaactgctttatagagcgtgttttgtcactacgttgtctcagacgatgacgagtttgtcctgtggcggctaccgtagtttcactatgtgttttgaaagggaggggtgagctgtggactgagctgttggttgcaattcataatctcactgctagatggcACTTAAACCCACACACTGGACCTTTAACACGACACTCTCTCTTTGCCATGCGTGTCATTTCACGTTGTGACATTTGTTACAAATTtataaaatactgtagtatactttagtctttattttttatagttatccGTAATAAATTGTAGTAGAATGTATAGCAGGTAAGTAGACTGTATAATCATTAATACAAATGATTGGAAAAGAAGGCAATAAATATTATGATAGTATGATAATactttaagtttgtaaaatgtattaataaaatatcagaagtaaaattataaaaaagtaaaatgatAGTAAAATATAGTAGTAaagttataataaaatatatgtaagatatgaaattaatacaaCCAAGATAGATATTACAAGTTCTTTTAGGCAAAACGAAACACTGAAACTTTCACTACActgaaactttttaaaatataaaagtcaTTCAGTTATTGCAAACTGTTGCGATGCAAattttgcagtatttttaaattatttttaatatgggtcacattattattattatttatagtattattattattattattattattattgtacattattgtatttacatatacatattgtatgaagagtttggttccaaaacgagataaatgcCTTTTTTTATTAGTTGCCACCAAAATCAGAATTgcatcaggtcagtattaaaaagaaaattcttaattttacgcaaaatccaatattcGCAGTTTTGTTCTGTCAtcttttttcactttttatCAAAACTGCAACAAACGCCAGTCCtacttctctgcagaatgcaataaatccactcaaccaatcacatcGCACCATTCCAcgtattttaaacaataatggtAGCGCTTTGAATGCACAAAGAATCCTAGTTTCCCCTACTTTGTAcctcgtgatcaacaaacaaacaaaaacaaagtaatacttttgatggcattaataaacctgtggtggttttctatGGCAGGGAaaaaacgtaagccatcaaaatcaaaaaatttacgtgagaggcactcgggcaaaggaaaaatgccggctgttgcttgttcttacacgacagcatcaagattctgtcatgctaacacatttacccAAGGGgatattatgaaaaactttgcattattttactcaaagtcaacaaaaatcgagcaggaccaaaacattttacagctgattgcTGTCTAAAAAGTTCagtgacgacgtcccaaggatgacagcagcaatgacagtgttcttaatatgacaaagtaagtgttttgattgatgcctttaatgtttattttttaatcgaTGTATACCAccagtcaactaaatgaatataacatggcaaagattaatgcacatttataatttgattcaatagatttatagcatttaaaaaaaacttataaaacaagtataacctaaagatgctatgtgaaagtttgtaacagaaaatagtggttttcttcttgtcactttattggtatagaaaacaagtttttacccaaattagtcaaaatggacttattgcgttttggaaacaAACTTTTCATATATACActaattattgtaattttagttttcataGTGGCCTGGATGTGTCAGGGTTGTGTTATTGTGTGTTTTGTTGATACTATATGCCTGCTGTGGGCAATTAGAAATAATGAAGTTTGCATTTCTCCACATGTAGTCATGTAATATATAATGAGTTTTGGCTTTgtattagggatgctaaacaattaatcgtgattaatcgttagcagaataaaagtttttgtttacatcacatatgtgtgtaaactgtgtataataaatatgtgtatatgaacacatttatgtataattttaagaaaaaaaaaattttatattaagtatttatatttatatataatataaattatacataaatatacaaatgtatatacacatgtaaacatttctaaaacatatacatgcatgtgtgtacatttatttatacaaagttattatacacagttcacacacatatatgatgtaaacaaaaacttttattctgctaacgattaatcacgattaatcgttaagcatccctacttTGTATCGTAATAAAACATACATTATATTAGTTGTACTTTTTAAGAGTAATGAAAAGTCGAGCTGGTGCATCTAACACAAAGTCTTATTTTTTAGTCCTATAGAAAGCAGGGAGTATTGTGAGATGTGCGGCAATGAATttctttgttgttgttgttgttgttgtgtatgTGTAGACATGGGAACCTCTGATTAAACCTCCATTCCTTTACAATGTCAGCCATTATTTCAGCATCTATCTCAGACAGCTCTACTGCTGTCCACACAATAGCCGGCAATTCAGCCAATGGATGTTCAATTAAACTTTCCTgcttgtctttgttttttacagtgcttGAGAAATTGAATAGCCCGAACAAACAGTTATTGTAGCAGGCGAGCAGAACAAATTTAATTACAACACACCAGAGTCTTTAATAAAGACACAGTTCAATAAGTATAAAGCAAAGTGCTGTTTCGTAAAGACAAACTACATGAAACACAGACACCGGAGAGAATTAAGTTTCCTTTTCTTTTTATAGCGTTAAGCTTGTATACCATCCTCTCTCTCAGTGCTTTAGTTTAAGACATCTGTTTGCCAAAGAAATAGATGTTCGACAACACTAAAGAAACACAAAGGGATTAAAGCAAACGTCCACTGGAGCTGTGGATTAAATGCATGTGGGATCAAATCACTCTGTTGTGTGTTGAGAAACAAAGTTAATGTTCAGATCTTTAATCTTCATCATCTCTTTTAGTGTTATTTTTATGAAAGCTGAAAACATTTGAATCCAATACTGATGAAATTACATTACAAACATACGGTTAAATTTCATTAGTTCACGCTTTAttaaaatttatataaaaaatgaaattttctattaaatgtatttcttgAAGCAGTGATTGTTCATAACAACAGAAAGCTGTGTTTGCTGCATCGCTGTGCTCTCCATGGTGTCTgttagtaaaataataatataaatagttagcttcaaatcaatattttatgTCTATTTGTTTGagtagctgtgtaataagcaggataatgaAGAGTCAGATCCTTATCGCTAAATAAACCACTTCAGGGTTCAATAAAAAAGTTGCTGTATCACAATACATTGAATCTAATGAGAATCAATATTGAGAGCAAATGGGAATTACAACAGTACTCAACAGTACAATAAACAGTCACATCTATTTTCATGAATATTTTGGGAGGAAATGTGCTTCAAATTTTAATGGTACTAAAACAGGCTCAatcttaaattgagatttttgCCCAAAATGCAGAGACAAAAACCGTATAGATCGATAACAGGACAAATAATAAAAGCAGGGGTCTAGACTTCAACCATATTTTCTGCAAATGCCTTTCTTTCTCTCGCCATTCGCTCATTTTATCAGGACAGGTAACCCCAGCAGTGTGAGGCGGGTGCCGTACGAAAAGGTTGTGAACATTTGTGTGGTCAAGACTAGGGAtgcaaacgattaatcacgattaatctatagcagaataaacgtttttgtttacatcatatgtgtgtcaactgtatataataactttgtatagataaatgcagaAGAACATAAtggtatatatttaagaaatgtttacatgtgtttatacatttgtacatttatgcataatttatattatataaatataaatacttaatatataaatatatttgttttcttaaaatgatacatgcatgtgtgcatatttatatatacataattctTATGTATATATGCCGTTCATGCTCAAGTTAAAGACgtacttttaaaagaaaaactgaCTTATATGATCATAAGCAAACAACACCACATACGCCCAATTTATTGCGTTCATTGCaaatgcattgaaaaaaaagaAAGCACACAAACTTTTTTCAGCCctctttatatcatttatgaTTGATGGAGACTTGGATGCATCTATGAAGGAGTGACACATCATTTATGCGCGAATAATTTAGCATACAGCAGAAAGctcattttattaaataaagttgctgtaaattaaagggataattcatccaaaaatataataaaaaataatcatttcataattttccagcctgatctcacaagaattcgtacatattttatgagttgtcAAATTCGTATAAAACGTATGTTTTttcatgaaaaataaaacaacccCTAATCCCaagtcacaggggtcaaggcaaatcgtacaaaaatctacaaatgtggtcatatgaattaatatgaattagccaacttgttaaatatgtacgaattctcgtgagatagcgttgaattttctcatcctcatgttattctaaacctgtatgaaattctttttttgatgaacacatcagaaatattttgataaatgtaagcgcacagctgattgtaaccattgacttccaaagtaggaaaacaaatattattctATTAAGTATTGTAATATTGAAATATTAACCTTTAACAGGCTTCTGTCCTGTAAGCGGGACACATGAGAGGtcaatattttgcatgtaaatgttaatttatcatgacaaactatctatcattggaaaggtctaagaatgtagttttcatatttcaacaccttttagcagtaacaaAATGAAATGCAGTGACAGCAATTTAGTAATTTGTGACAAGAatatgcagcaaaccgttgacactTAGTGGCTGTTGTTTGTAAaaccacaaaaaaatgtaacaaaaaccttatttttattaattacaataaatttaaactgctataaaaaaaatttttgttcaatattttcacctccagagacttttgtgaaaatctttAAAGTTTCAAGGCCAAGATTAGGCTTCTATAccaaaaaaatgccagagttgtattaatttgaaggtgtacaTAACCTTTTAACCTCCACTCAGTTGGCATCATGTGTAAACATTAATAACTTTTGGATAAAATGGAAGTAATAATAATGATTGTAATACTCATTTTTTATATTGGTCCATTTCTATTATGGTTCCAAAAGCGTTTTGTCCCTTTCTGTCTTAAATAACATCCCAGATGCCTCACAGATGCAAAAAAGCTCCTCGTTTTCTCTAAGTGAGAACAAATTTTCCCAAGCATTTTCAGCAATATCTTAGTGTAAATCATGCAAAATTCATGAGCTTACATTTCCACGGATGAATTATGGATGTcttgtaattattttttttacaacatttcattaattcttTTCCTCTACATTGAAGAGTTTTAATCAGATGCTGGTGATCTAATAGAAAGGATTTGTTCTGAGGGAATTGGGTTTTAATGCTCTCCTGCTATTGGCTGAGATGTTGCTGCAGGAGACTGAAAGCACCCATATAGGATTTGTTCAGATTTGTCTTTCCTGCATTTATTGTCCTGGGGGTCATAGGTCTCATCTTTACAGAAATAAGTGAAAATAAGTGAAAGCACATTTAATGCTTTTTGTCTGTAATGAAGTATTGTTAAGGGCTGCAATCATTTTGTTactgtgtgttcacaccagatgcgaatTAAGTGAATAAATCGTGCTATTTGCGTgtagttggacacttgaacattCATGCATGAACATgcgggacaccaaagatttatttgacatcttaaaaaagtcttgtgaaatgtcccctttaatatgcACATTATATTATGATTTGGGTGTTTCATGCAGTGCTGTGACTCTGTTGTGTTTCTCAGGTTTGAGTCACTGCTTGTGGTTTCCAGGTGCTAAGGGATCTCTGACCTTTTCCAACACTCCATTAATCCTGATCTATCCTGTCACTCTTTCACTTTAACTTTCTCACTGAATCTgagattttctgtctttgtGTCTTAGTTGTTCTGTATCACTTTGTGTTCAGTGGACCGCCGTGGGTCACAGCTTCTTCTTAATAGCTGTTGCCTTGTGGGTCACACAAACAGTTCTGGTCCTACAGAGCCAGAAAATTTTCTTGGTTTTATCCTGTTTACACTTCAAATGGAGTCAGTTCTCTCTCTGACTTTAGAGTTGATTTTCTGAAAACTTTTTCTTAATCCAGTGTATAAACACAGACATCTACTCAGTTACATTCAATGACTGACATCAGACAATGCAAATACTGGGGCTTTAATACACAGAGTAATAAGGGAAAAACAAGACCTGGGGAACAATCCTTACACGGACCAATAAACAAAAGAACTACTCAAGACTACAAAAATGGAAGACACAGACAGAACTTTAAAATAAGGGTACTAAAAGTGTGTTGTAAGCATGTTTTCTTTACTGTAGAAATCTCATCAACAGTAGGCAGGACTGTAATGCTCAAGACATAAGTTGTGTCCCTTTTCCAGTGTGTTATTCAAAATAAGACCGGGATTTTGACTGCATGTGTGTTTCAAATTGTACTCGGCAAGCGGTGGATTCAACGTGTGGCTGCTGTTTTTCTCATGTAGTGAAAGCGTTTatagtgtaaatatttttgggTGCACCACCCACCACGTGTGAAACATTCCACGTTTTCTTCTATTGAAAATTACTACACACTCGCGACTGCTGCTTCCCATCTGAAATGCATCCTTGAGGTTGGCGGCAGTGTGCGCGCAGGTACAACGAAAAGCTTACATGACAACACCTTCAGCGGTAGCCCCTGGTCTTCCCACAAAAATATTTCGGGCAGCGAGATGACAATAACTAACCTGTCTTGTTAAAGAGCATCCCTGAATCAGTCAGTCTCCTGCTCTTCCAGCCTGTACTTTATTACAAACTTAAGTGGCCGCCTCACTGTGATTGGTTCTTTTCACAAGCTGCAGATGGGATTACATTTTCATTCAACCTTGAAGTGCAGTAAGATCATGATGTTTGTGCTTTATGTGTGCATATAATTGTAAGGTCCAGTTTAATGAGTCTGTTAGCTGGCCCTCAGACTTTCATAATGAGGAAACACAAAACTCAGTTACATTTTCCTTTATTTAAAATACCACACAATGCAAAGATATAATCTGGTTACTTAAAAATTATTAACCTCAGAGAGGCTGTGCTATATTGTAAATATTGTCACTGTGTGTAGATAAATTTacatatttaaccatttaaaaCTCCCTAATTGCAAAATCATCCGATTACAGAATTAATCCAGACAGATCAGAATATACATCAGCACACAGaatatatttgattaaatacaaaaacacaGAATCACTCATACTATCAGTTCATGTCATgtttgtgaaatccagactaatGTCCCACAAAGTtttactcattgatttcaatctttggcatggcattactcagtcaatattaaagatatcaaagttatattttaacaGTATGTTCTTTACATAATGTACAGTTTAAGATTAATCAGAATAATCTCTAGTAAAACAATCAGAGGCTAAaataagtgaaaaacaaaaaaattcactttaaCATATGTTCAGTCTGCTGCATTCTAACGTTTAAAAGTTTATCAAACATATCTCACCACCTTTCAGCATCATGACTTTAACATAGTCATATAAATGTCAAACAGGCATAACTTAAATCTTGTGTAAGAATAGTATAAACTATAGTGAATATACTATAAGAATGTAATGTCTAGAATATTCACACTATATAAAATATAGTGTGAGCATAATTAAAGCAATGTGTCTCACAATGCAGTGAATATAGAGACACTACAGTAAGTGTCATTGTCGGAATCAGATATTTCAGACAGCTGTGTAATACATTTGAAAATATGATGTTTGATGTTAAAGTAAAACTTGAAGAGAGATGTACAAACATCTGCATCTTGAATCTAAATGGTAGATTATTCTTCATCACAGGTGTCTTTAGACTCCAGAAGATTCAATTCTTCCTGTGACTACTCCTCTCTCTGCCATGTATCCTGTCCAGGGATTATTTCAACTGTTACAGCTATTGTATCTGTTGGAGTCCTCATGATGTTTTCATAATCTTTTCTGAAGTTCACTCTCACTAGGTTTTCTCTGTCTTCAAGAATCTCTGGATTTTTTTCTGTGAACGTCAGTCCAGAGGCTTCCTCAATGTCACCAATAATTGAAAAGAATTCACTTAGTTCTTTTTCAATGCTTtctattttttcttttattgtttttttgttttttttgtggggttttttgtttttgcttttcTTCTCTTTCATTAGGTATCTTATAGCATTTAAGTTCACGTTGTCCATTATCCTTCTCCAGAATGATGACCTTAAAGAAATGAGTTGGCAGAGTTTTCCCATACTTTGACCTAAAATCTCTCCTGAATGTCTTTTCCTTTTCAGTAATGTATTTTTCAGTATGGTAAAGTGGACCAGTGTATATATAGGCTTTAGAATAATCGTCTTGAACGTATAGTCGACAGAGATTCTCCAATCTTTTCCATTTTCCCTTGTTTAGGTCTTTATGCTGTGGTACGATGTTGCTGAGGAGGTTTGTATCATCTCTTGCTTTCTGGCACGACGTGTGGTTGGCAGCAGCAGCCAGATGACCTCTTTGGAAGCCTGTACCAGTATAGGTCTTCAAACTCTCAGGTGCTCTGTGATCTTTATCAGTTGAGTAATCTAAACGATGAATTGATTGTAGAGCAGGCCCTTTTATGGTTTCTTTGTTAAGTATCTCAAACACCCATGCAGCATTATGGGTTTCATTGTCGTACTGCAAAACATGAGACGTTTTCTctaacaacaactgtttatcatcatcatcctgATTGGAAAATTTGGGTTTTCCATCTATGAGTTTAAGTCTTGTGTTTTCTTCTTCCTTCTTTATATTTTGCTCTAGATTAGTGGCTTTTAATTCGGTAAGTGGGATATAGATTCCTTGAGAACCTGGGTCACCGTTTTGGCTTGAAAGCTTTTCTGAAGCATACTTTTTATTATCTGTTGTATCtgtattttttcttattttttcagCATTGTCCTTTTCTAAATTTTCTGAATCCGTTTTTGTGCCCTTCCTGGGTTTAGTCTCTTCTGATATATTTATTTCACTGTGCTTCGAATGATCTTTTGTTTCTGCTGGAGGATCATATGAATTTGATCCAGTTAAATCCTCTTTGAGCTCTGACTGAGTTTTAGATGCATCATTCTGGATTCGTTGTAGCAACATTTGCAAAATTATCACGATAGACCAGTCTGCTCTTCTTCGTTCTTCATCTGGCCAATCCATCTCCATCTGTATTTTACcccaagttttttttatatcatcTACTGGCCATAACCCTGTGTCATCTTTCttaatggaatattccttttcAATCTCCTTTTCAGCTTCTTGTACAGCTTTCAAAGTTCCTAAATACTCAAGCAGTTGTTTTTCTATCTCATGTAAAGGCACATTTGGCGCATCTGTTTGAGACATTTTGACCCGAAGATCCtataatttaaaaagaaaagcaAAGACAAAAAAGTTTGGTCAGCACCTCTTCTATgtcaaagaaagaaagaagatgCCCACTTTAGTATAAACTCTTCTTGTTACCTTCAAGGTCCTGTAGCCCTTATATTGTACTtcattgcatttaataaaaacataagcAGGGAAAATGTTCAAATTGTCTTACCTTTTAGGAAAGATGTACTCGCCTCCACACAAGATCTGATTCAGTTCAGTCTGTTCTGTTCtaccctacacacacacacacacacacacacacacacacacacacacacacacacacacacacacacacacacacacacacacacatatggaATAAAGTCTATTTTTGTGCACAAAAAGTAATTGCATTGCTTCATGAAACAAAGACCATAAGTAGTCACACAGACTATTTTAGCAATGTTTTTACTGCCTTTCTGCAATAAAAGCTCTTGGATTTCATTAAAatttcttcatttgtgttccAAAGACTTACAAAGGTCTTACAGGTGTGGAAAGttaattttctttgtgcttTCGTTAAAGTTTTAAAGAGGATCTAATGTTTGCTTGTCCAAAGAAAACACAACCATTAGGTCGTataatatttttacataatgTACATCATTTTCAACAATGCATTTTTCAGTAATGTATGATAATTTGCTTGTGAGCCTATTTgcaatgtaaacatttttacagGAGTAATTAAGAAAAAGAAGTTGCTTCATGTCCTGCAgtgtataaaaatgttaataataatgattataataatattatacatggtaaaaagtgaaagctggtctacttaaaaaacttactttatttagtaacacctaaaaaaataggttttataaacttaaaaaataatttttacagtgttggtAAAACATTTACCcccggatttattgtatatgatgacattgtacctgtggataaggtgagatgagaaaattttttaagtaatgtttaaaaaaatccatggcgctgtccgagtgctgaaacggctctccgcacgtttgtaaattctttctctcttgtttgtatttttagaatacaaacctttttttgcatatttgcaaattattttatgagattacaatgattatgtaggatatcaatacatttacagcaattaaaagcctgctttttttacttctatgactgaaagaaaacggcttttaaaggttttaatcccAAAATTTataatttcaataaaaataaaaacaacaccattttttaacattaatcttaaactggtggtcttcctCCTCCACATAGTTTTTTAGTTTATAAATTCCGCATGGCACATTGctttattgcacgttacacccaaaacacacccattactcattacgaagataggaacaacccttttaggccGTGGGCTTTGCGCATAAAAATTTTTCTCatcattaaattagcaaaagtgaaatcggacacgcccctttagaccatgcgcttagatcattaaaatagggcccttggTCTCTGCCCCTAATTAtcttaggacatttaagtagtttttacaattATTTCTTATAAAAACACCTCTTTGAGATACCTGTTTATACTTAAACATTaggggctctatcttacacccggcgcaatgcagtagaggtctacacgggtcAAAAAATTCCTACCCAAACCCGATCAGACCCGTAAATGTGCTACACTGAACTGACCTGTGTGTTGTTTTGAAAGCTGGACCCggaaccgacccggacccgtctattatttaaaagctggacccggaTCCGACGCGGACCCttctattatttaaaatctggacccgaacccgtccgggaagacacagacctgaccggcaaatattctttagctaaatgttattaataagtcaataaacaagtagcgaaaattaaactttttgtcttaCCCATAGAAGTTAGTAGTTAGTCTTCTCCCTCCTTGTACCTGACTGTGTGATGCACAATCCTTATTTCCAAGAAAGTTCCATGTTATTCCTCTCTTGATTGAAATGTTAATGCTTATTCCAGCTTTAAAAGTCCACTTTACAGTCATGGTGATTAATAACGCAGTTTTACATTTGTTGTGTATAGGGTcaacttgcttaataatgtttgcccatttggattataataacgattgctcgttcagtgccatGGCTGCTTTCGTTAGCTTTGCTTCTTTGCTATCATCTCTGTGCTCTTTGAGCAGAGTCGCGAAAACTTTAGAT
This Paramisgurnus dabryanus chromosome 7, PD_genome_1.1, whole genome shotgun sequence DNA region includes the following protein-coding sequences:
- the LOC135783207 gene encoding uncharacterized protein, which produces MSQTDAPNVPLHEIEKQLLEYLGTLKAVQEAEKEIEKEYSIKKDDTGLWPVDDIKKTWGKIQMEMDWPDEERRRADWSIVIILQMLLQRIQNDASKTQSELKEDLTGSNSYDPPAETKDHSKHSEINISEETKPRKGTKTDSENLEKDNAEKIRKNTDTTDNKKYASEKLSSQNGDPGSQGIYIPLTELKATNLEQNIKKEEENTRLKLIDGKPKFSNQDDDDKQLLLEKTSHVLQYDNETHNAAWVFEILNKETIKGPALQSIHRLDYSTDKDHRAPESLKTYTGTGFQRGHLAAAANHTSCQKARDDTNLLSNIVPQHKDLNKGKWKRLENLCRLYVQDDYSKAYIYTGPLYHTEKYITEKEKTFRRDFRSKYGKTLPTHFFKVIILEKDNGQRELKCYKIPNEREEKQKQKTPQKKQKNNKRKNRKH